From the genome of Paenibacillus sp., one region includes:
- a CDS encoding cupin domain-containing protein, translated as MSGIGEWENAEPGVRRKIFPPGDGLMMMEVHFEQGAEGYLHSHPHEQMSYCLRGKLRFTVDGKETILQAGDTIRIPGGAEHGVTALEPSALLDVFTPLREDLLKGRT; from the coding sequence ATGAGCGGTATCGGAGAGTGGGAAAACGCGGAGCCCGGGGTCAGGAGGAAAATTTTCCCGCCCGGAGACGGCCTGATGATGATGGAAGTTCATTTCGAGCAAGGCGCGGAAGGGTATTTGCACAGCCATCCGCACGAGCAGATGAGCTATTGCTTGCGGGGCAAGCTTCGGTTTACCGTCGACGGCAAAGAAACGATTCTTCAAGCAGGGGACACGATTCGCATTCCCGGCGGCGCGGAGCACGGCGTCACGGCGTTGGAGCCGTCGGCGCTGCTGGACGTCTTCACCCCGCTGCGCGAAGATCTGTTGAAAGGCCGAACGTGA
- a CDS encoding YdhK family protein: MVNRRWMIGFAAAVMLATAGCGAAAVHNGAADDGAHGGHAGHSGSGEVPEGLQPAANPMFPVGGEAVIVADHMPGMKGAAATISGAYNTTAYAVSYTPTTGGERVEAHKWVVHEEIRNAREQPYAPGDTVVLEAEHMEGMKGAEAVIDAAEWTTVYMVDFVPTTGGEPVKNHKWVTEAELKKK; encoded by the coding sequence ATGGTGAATCGACGTTGGATGATCGGGTTCGCGGCTGCCGTAATGCTGGCGACCGCCGGCTGCGGCGCTGCGGCCGTTCACAACGGAGCGGCGGACGACGGCGCGCACGGAGGACATGCCGGGCATTCGGGGTCGGGCGAGGTTCCGGAAGGGCTGCAGCCGGCGGCGAATCCGATGTTTCCGGTCGGCGGCGAAGCCGTGATTGTTGCGGACCATATGCCCGGCATGAAGGGCGCGGCGGCGACGATTTCCGGCGCCTACAATACAACGGCGTACGCAGTGTCGTACACGCCGACGACGGGCGGCGAACGCGTAGAAGCCCATAAATGGGTCGTCCACGAGGAGATCCGGAACGCCCGCGAACAGCCGTACGCCCCTGGGGATACCGTCGTGCTGGAAGCGGAACATATGGAAGGCATGAAAGGCGCAGAGGCCGTCATCGACGCCGCGGAGTGGACGACCGTCTACATGGTCGATTTCGTTCCGACGACCGGAGGGGAGCCCGTCAAAAATCACAAATGGGTGACGGAAGCCGAATTAAAGAAAAAGTAA
- a CDS encoding VOC family protein codes for MRVNPYLIMDGNVREAVSFYQKVFGAELVNIQSFGDMPANPEFPLPDAAKELIAHAMLKIGDTELMFSDAFPGQPVRIGDNVQVCVTTDSAEKSKAVFAALADGGTIQMPIQETFWSPAYGIVTDKFGISFQVTTHPAQ; via the coding sequence ATGAGAGTCAATCCGTATTTGATCATGGACGGGAATGTAAGGGAAGCAGTAAGTTTTTACCAGAAGGTGTTCGGCGCCGAGCTCGTTAACATCCAGTCGTTCGGCGACATGCCGGCCAATCCCGAATTTCCGCTGCCGGACGCAGCGAAGGAATTGATCGCGCACGCGATGCTGAAAATCGGCGACACGGAGCTGATGTTCTCCGACGCGTTCCCGGGGCAGCCGGTACGGATCGGCGACAACGTGCAGGTTTGCGTTACGACCGACAGCGCCGAGAAATCGAAAGCCGTGTTCGCGGCGCTCGCGGACGGCGGAACGATTCAAATGCCGATTCAAGAAACGTTCTGGAGTCCCGCGTACGGCATCGTGACGGACAAATTCGGCATCTCGTTCCAAGTGACGACGCATCCGGCGCAGTAA